A single region of the Etheostoma cragini isolate CJK2018 chromosome 3, CSU_Ecrag_1.0, whole genome shotgun sequence genome encodes:
- the ube4a gene encoding ubiquitin conjugation factor E4 A: MTDQGNNNQNISCNPFAALFSSLADAKQFASGQKAEKSAEPPLEDSGESHSESENSVSDSVDDNDDSVAEISRSFRSRQELCEQLNVNHMIQRIFLITLDNSDPSMRGGNGIPPRCVYLEEMAADLDGQDWLDMDNIEQALFNRLLVLEPGNHLIYMTSCSAVNLSADRDAGEKCAIPYLFACYQRAKEEVTKVPDKLLSFAVRCKNLTVSNTRTVLLTPEIYISQNIYEQLLDLLLEGFSRAQPEEVVEFVEEAIAGLLSDQEVRTFEEVIVPVFDIFQGRVKDLDLCKPVLYSYLDVLLYFSHHKDIAKVLVEHIQPKDPANGLQYQKTLLGAVLSISCLLKTPGVVEGHGYFLNPSRSSAQETKVQEANIHQFMGQFHDKLHQILKNLLQRSDETRHLLLTWLGSCLQANAGRAKIWANQMPEIFFQMYASDAFFLNLGAALLKLCQPFCRPRSAKLLTFNPTYCTLKELSEEERRNRNVHITGLDKETCLIPVPPQQPVESAQSYSLLTENLVLTQLTLHLGFHRLHEQMVKMNQSLHRLQVTWQEAQRTGNPMSEQLLEQFERLMIVYLSTKAATTQPAMLQCCLNLQASTAALLVQLSLGNQGPEHVALSFPLPSLQNTVLCYVPEFFAENLGDFFIFLRRFADDVLETSAESLEQILNFITVFMGNVERMKNPHLRAKLAEVLEAVMPHMEPVAPGAAQPIVFQRERVFCSYRHAPQLAEALITVFVDIEFTGDPHQFEQKFNYRRPMYPILKYMWGKDNYRESVKHLAHYASENLEAMNPPLFLRFLNLLMNDAIFLLDEAIQYLSKIKVLQLERDRGEWEGLAPDAQREKESSLQMFGQLGRFHNIMSNETIGTLAFLTSEIKGIFVHPFLAERIISMLNYFLQHLVGPKMGALKVKDFSEFDFKPQQLVSDICTIYLNLGDEENFCATVPKDGRSYSPTLFSQTVRVLKKINKPGDMIVAFELIADKIKSHADRQQQEEETYADAPDEFLDPIMSTLMLDPVLLPSSNVTVDRSTIARHLLSDQTDPFNRSPLTMDQIRPNEELKQQILLWLDKHKQEKLQLEPSG; the protein is encoded by the exons ATGACTGACCAGGGCAACAACAACCAGAATATCTCCTGCAACCCCTTCGCTGCCCTCTTCAGCTCACTGGCTGATGCCAAGCAATTTGCATCAGGCCAGAAAGCAGAGAAGTCTGCTGAACCCCCAC TGGAGGACTCAGGAGAGAGCCATTCCGAGTCAGAAAACTCTGTGTCAGACAGCGTTGATGACAATGACGACTCTGTGGCAGAGATCAGCCGCTCTTTCCGGTCCCGGCAGGAGCTGTGCGAACAGCTCAATGTCAATCACATGATCCAGCGAATATTTCTCATCACTCTGGACAACA GTGACCCTAGTATGAGAGGAGGAAATGGGATCCCCCCTCGCTGTGTTTACCTGGAGGAGATGGCTGCTGATCTGGATGGACAGGACTGGCTGGACATGGACAACATAGAACAG GCTCTGTTTAACCGTCTGCTGGTACTCGAGCCAGGAAACCACCTCATCTACATGACGTCATGCAGCGCTGTTAACCTGTCTGCTGACCGTGATGCGGGAGAGAAGTGTGCCATCCCTTACCTCTTCGCTTGTTACCAGAGGGCCAAAGAAGAG GTGACGAAGGTACCGGATAAGTTACTGTCGTTTGCTGTTCGCTGTAAGAACCTAACAGTTTCCAACACACGGACGGTTCTGCTCACCCCAGAGATCTACATCAGCCAGAATATCTACGAACAGCTTCTAGACCTGCTGCTGGAAGGTTTCAGTAGAGCAC AGCCAGAGGAGGTGGTTGAGTTTGTGGAGGAGGCCATTGCTGGCCTGCTCTCCGACCAGGAGGTGCGTACATTCGAGGAGGTGATAGTACCAGTGTTTGATATTTTCCAGGGACGCGTCAAAGACTTGGATCTGTGCAAGCCTGTCCTCTACTCCTACCTGGATGTGCTGCTCTATTTCAGCCACCATAAAGATATTGCAAAG GTATTGGTGGAACACATTCAGCCTAAAGACCCAGCTAATGGTTTGCAGTACCAGAAGACCTTGCTGGGAGCAGTGTTGAGTATCTCCTGCTTGTTGAAAACTCCAGGTGTGGTGGAGGGACATGGCTACTTCCTGAACCCCTCCCGCTCCAGCGCCCAGGAGACAAAGGTCCAGGAGGCCAACATCCACCAG TTTATGGGTCAGTTTCATGACAAGTTGCACCAGATCTTGAAAAACTTGCTCCAGCGGTCTGATGAGACACGCCACTTGCTGCTCACATGGTTGGGCAGCTGTCTGCAGGCGAATGCTGGCCGGGCCAAGATATGGGCCAATCAGATGCCAGAGATCTTCTTCCAGATGTACGCTTCAGATGCATTCTTTTTAAACTTGGGTGCAGCACTACTGAAGCTGTGCCAGCCCTTCTGCAGGCCGCGGTCGGCCAAACTGCTTACCTTCAACCCTACCTATTGCACCCTCAAAGAGCTGAGCGAAGAAGAGAGGCGCAATCGTAATGTGCACATAACAG GTCTTGACAAGGAAACCTGTTTGATCCCTGTGCCCCCTCAGCAGCCGGTGGAGTCCGCACAATCCTACAGCCTGCTGACTGAAAACCTCGTCCTCACACAACTCACCCTGCATCTTGGCTTCCACAG ACTCCACGAGCAGATGGTGAAGATGAACCAGTCTCTTCACCGGCTCCAGGTGACGTGGCAGGAGGCCCAGCGAACGGGCAACCCAATGTCGGAGCAGCTCCTGGAGCAGTTTGAGCGTCTGATGATTGTTTACCTGTCAACCAAAGCTGCCACCACGCAGCCTGCAATGCTGCAATGCTGCCTTAACCTTCAAGCTTCTACGGCTGCTCTGCTGGTTCAGCTTAGTTTGGGGAACCAGGGCCCTGAACATGTAGCACTCAGTTTCCCCCTGCCCTCCCTACAGAATACTGTGCTCTGCTATGTACCAG AGTTTTTTGCAGAGAACTTGGGAGATTTTTTCATCTTCCTGCGTCGATTCGCAGATGATGTTTTGGAGACTTCTGCGGAAAGTCTGGAGCAGATTCTTAACTTCATCACTGTCTTCATGGGTAATGTAGAGAG GATGAAGAACCCTCATTTAAGGGCAAAGCTTGCAGAGGTCTTAGAGGCGGTGATGCCCCACATGGAGCCTGTAGCTCCTGGTGCTGCTCAGCCAATTGTGTTCCAGCGAGAGAGAGTCTTTTGCTCCTATAGACATGCACCTCAGCTGGCTGAGGCCCTCATCACTGTGTTTGTAGACATTGAATTCACAG GTGATCCCCATCAGTTTGAACAGAAATTCAACTATAGAAGACCCATGTATCCCATTCTCAAGTACATGTGGGGTAAAGATAACTACAGAGAGAGTGTCAAG CATTTGGCGCACTATGCATCTGAGAACCTGGAGGCCATGAATCCCCCTCTGTTTCTCAGGTTCCTCAACTTACTGATGAATGATGCCATCTTCCTACTGGATGAGGCTATTCAG TACCTGAGTAAAATCAAGGTTCTGCAGTTGGAGCGGGATCGAGGGGAGTGGGAAGGCCTGGCCCCCGATGCTCAAAGAGAGAAGGAGTCAAGTCTGCAGATGTTTGGACAGCTGGGACGCTTCCACAACATCATGTCAAATGAGACCATCGGCACACTGGCCTTCCTCACCTCAG AGATCAAGGGGATCTTTGTGCATCCCTTCCTGGCTGAGAGAATAATCTCCATGCTCAATTACTTCCTGCAGCACCTGGTGGGCCCTAAGATGGGTGCCCTTAAAGTTAAGGACTTCAGTGAGTTTGACTTCAAGCCCCAGCAGCTCGTTTCTGACATCTGCACCATCTACCTGAATCTAGG TGATGAGGAGAATTTCTGTGCTACTGTCCCAAAGGATGGACGATCCTACTCTCCTACCCTCTTCTCTCAAACAGTTAGGGTACTGAAGAAGATAAACAAGCCTGGGGACATGATTGTGGCTTTTGAACTCATTGCTGATAAAATAAAG TCCCATGCAGATagacagcagcaggaagagGAGACGTATGCAGATGCCCCTGATGAGTTCTTGGATCCCATCATGTCTACTCTGATGCTCGATCCTGTTCTTCTCCCTTCCTCAAATGTCACAGTTGACCGCTCAACTATAGCAAGGCATCTCCTCAG TGACCAGACAGACCCTTTCAACCGCAGTCCTCTAACCATGGACCAGATCAGGCCAAACGAGGAACTCAAACAGCAGATCTTACTGTGGCTGGATAAGCATAAGCAGGAGaagctgcagctggaacccaGTGGCTAG